A genomic region of Pristiophorus japonicus isolate sPriJap1 chromosome 22, sPriJap1.hap1, whole genome shotgun sequence contains the following coding sequences:
- the LOC139235104 gene encoding VIP36-like protein isoform X1 gives MKPYQGLGASSSGTHWDLHGNTMVTTHFVRLTPDLQSKQGAIWNRVACLLRDWEVQVHFKIHGQGKKNLNGDGFAIWYTKDRMQPGAVFGSKDLFFGLGLFIDTYPNEEKQHETKKRRYTPSNQRVFPYISAMVNNGSLSYDHSRDGRPTAIGGCTALVRNLNHDTFVVIRYLKRRLTVMVDIDGKNEWKDCIDIPGVKLPMGYYFGASSATGDLTDNHDIISLKVYQLTVERTPEEEDEEVLIPSVANFGLRADDLDYEPMSGVTLFFIIFFSLIGVMVLAVIGIIIFQKWHDQSRKRFY, from the exons ATGAAACCCTACCAGG GTTTGGGAGCTTCCAGCTCCGGTACTCACTGGGATCTTCACGGAAACACAATGGTGACCACTCACTTTGTGCGACTCACTCCCGATCTACAGAGCAAGCAGGGAGCGATCTGGAACCGTGTA GCCTGCTTACTGCGAGACTGGGAGGTGCAGGTCCATTTCAAAATCCATGGACAAGGGAAGAAGAATCTGAATGGCGACGGGTTTGCAATATGGTACACCAAAGATCGCATGCAACCAG GTGCGGTGTTTGGGAGTAAGGATCTGTTTTTCGGACTGGGACTCTTCATAGATACCTATCCAAATGAGGAGAAGCAACACGAG ACTAAGAAGAGGAGATATACGCCTTCCAATCAG CGAGTCTTCCCGTACATCTCGGCGATGGTGAACAACGGGAGCCTGTCGTACGATCACTCGCGAGATGGGCGGCCCACGGCCATCGGAGGGTGCACCGCCCTGGTGCGGAATCTCAACCACGACACCTTCGTCGTGATCCGCTACCTGAAGAGAAGGCTCACG GTAATGGTAGACATTGATGGCAAGAACGAATGGAAAGACTGCATTGATATTCCTGGTGTCAAGCTGCCGATGGGATATTACTTTGGTGCCTCTTCAGCCACCGGAGACTTAACGG ATAATCACGACATTATATCACTAAAAGTCTACCAGCTGACGGTGGAAAGAACGcctgaggaagaggatgaggaagtgCTGATTCCGAGCGTGGCCAACTTCGGCCTGCGAGCAG atgatctggattACGAGCCGATGAGTGGGGTGACGCTGTTCTTCATCATTTTCTTCTCGCTTATCGGAGTTATGGTGCTCGCTGTGATTGGAATCATCATCTTCCAGAAGTGGCATGACCAGAGCCGCAAACGCTTCTACTGA
- the LOC139235104 gene encoding VIP36-like protein isoform X2 produces the protein MKPYQGLGASSSGTHWDLHGNTMVTTHFVRLTPDLQSKQGAIWNRVACLLRDWEVQVHFKIHGQGKKNLNGDGFAIWYTKDRMQPGAVFGSKDLFFGLGLFIDTYPNEEKQHERVFPYISAMVNNGSLSYDHSRDGRPTAIGGCTALVRNLNHDTFVVIRYLKRRLTVMVDIDGKNEWKDCIDIPGVKLPMGYYFGASSATGDLTDNHDIISLKVYQLTVERTPEEEDEEVLIPSVANFGLRADDLDYEPMSGVTLFFIIFFSLIGVMVLAVIGIIIFQKWHDQSRKRFY, from the exons ATGAAACCCTACCAGG GTTTGGGAGCTTCCAGCTCCGGTACTCACTGGGATCTTCACGGAAACACAATGGTGACCACTCACTTTGTGCGACTCACTCCCGATCTACAGAGCAAGCAGGGAGCGATCTGGAACCGTGTA GCCTGCTTACTGCGAGACTGGGAGGTGCAGGTCCATTTCAAAATCCATGGACAAGGGAAGAAGAATCTGAATGGCGACGGGTTTGCAATATGGTACACCAAAGATCGCATGCAACCAG GTGCGGTGTTTGGGAGTAAGGATCTGTTTTTCGGACTGGGACTCTTCATAGATACCTATCCAAATGAGGAGAAGCAACACGAG CGAGTCTTCCCGTACATCTCGGCGATGGTGAACAACGGGAGCCTGTCGTACGATCACTCGCGAGATGGGCGGCCCACGGCCATCGGAGGGTGCACCGCCCTGGTGCGGAATCTCAACCACGACACCTTCGTCGTGATCCGCTACCTGAAGAGAAGGCTCACG GTAATGGTAGACATTGATGGCAAGAACGAATGGAAAGACTGCATTGATATTCCTGGTGTCAAGCTGCCGATGGGATATTACTTTGGTGCCTCTTCAGCCACCGGAGACTTAACGG ATAATCACGACATTATATCACTAAAAGTCTACCAGCTGACGGTGGAAAGAACGcctgaggaagaggatgaggaagtgCTGATTCCGAGCGTGGCCAACTTCGGCCTGCGAGCAG atgatctggattACGAGCCGATGAGTGGGGTGACGCTGTTCTTCATCATTTTCTTCTCGCTTATCGGAGTTATGGTGCTCGCTGTGATTGGAATCATCATCTTCCAGAAGTGGCATGACCAGAGCCGCAAACGCTTCTACTGA
- the LOC139235104 gene encoding VIP36-like protein isoform X3: MVTTHFVRLTPDLQSKQGAIWNRVACLLRDWEVQVHFKIHGQGKKNLNGDGFAIWYTKDRMQPGAVFGSKDLFFGLGLFIDTYPNEEKQHETKKRRYTPSNQRVFPYISAMVNNGSLSYDHSRDGRPTAIGGCTALVRNLNHDTFVVIRYLKRRLTVMVDIDGKNEWKDCIDIPGVKLPMGYYFGASSATGDLTDNHDIISLKVYQLTVERTPEEEDEEVLIPSVANFGLRADDLDYEPMSGVTLFFIIFFSLIGVMVLAVIGIIIFQKWHDQSRKRFY, encoded by the exons ATGGTGACCACTCACTTTGTGCGACTCACTCCCGATCTACAGAGCAAGCAGGGAGCGATCTGGAACCGTGTA GCCTGCTTACTGCGAGACTGGGAGGTGCAGGTCCATTTCAAAATCCATGGACAAGGGAAGAAGAATCTGAATGGCGACGGGTTTGCAATATGGTACACCAAAGATCGCATGCAACCAG GTGCGGTGTTTGGGAGTAAGGATCTGTTTTTCGGACTGGGACTCTTCATAGATACCTATCCAAATGAGGAGAAGCAACACGAG ACTAAGAAGAGGAGATATACGCCTTCCAATCAG CGAGTCTTCCCGTACATCTCGGCGATGGTGAACAACGGGAGCCTGTCGTACGATCACTCGCGAGATGGGCGGCCCACGGCCATCGGAGGGTGCACCGCCCTGGTGCGGAATCTCAACCACGACACCTTCGTCGTGATCCGCTACCTGAAGAGAAGGCTCACG GTAATGGTAGACATTGATGGCAAGAACGAATGGAAAGACTGCATTGATATTCCTGGTGTCAAGCTGCCGATGGGATATTACTTTGGTGCCTCTTCAGCCACCGGAGACTTAACGG ATAATCACGACATTATATCACTAAAAGTCTACCAGCTGACGGTGGAAAGAACGcctgaggaagaggatgaggaagtgCTGATTCCGAGCGTGGCCAACTTCGGCCTGCGAGCAG atgatctggattACGAGCCGATGAGTGGGGTGACGCTGTTCTTCATCATTTTCTTCTCGCTTATCGGAGTTATGGTGCTCGCTGTGATTGGAATCATCATCTTCCAGAAGTGGCATGACCAGAGCCGCAAACGCTTCTACTGA